The sequence AATATCCACCGCCAGCGAGGGCAACAAGATAACGAAGCCTATCAGGATACCATATTTTAAGAATTTTAACCATTTATCGCCCGGCAAAGCCCGCAGCTTTTTCACAAACGGTATTTTAAAAATCAAATCCTGCACCAACCCAAAGGGGCACAGCCACCCGCATACCAGCCGCCCCAGCAACGCGCCTGTGGCAAGCAAAAATCCGGCAATATAAAAAGTAAATTTGTGATCTCGGCTGCCCAGCACCGCCTGCAGCGCGCCAATCGGGCAGGACGCAAGCGCGCCCGGACAGGAATAGCAATTAAGGCCGGGAACGCACGCGAACTTTGTCGCGCCCGTAAAAATCGTTCCCTTGGTAAAGCCCGCCATGTATCCGTTTGTCAGCAATGTAAAAGCAACCTGCACCGCCAGCCTGACGTGCGTGGCGATCCACGTAAAAACCCTAACCAATTCCAATACACTCCAGACATATATTAACCGCCTTCGTAAAGACGACCTGCGCTTCTCCCCGCATGACACCCACCACAATAAATACAGCGCCAATGGCCAAAAGCATAATCCACCATTTACTTCGCGTTCCTCTTTTCATCTTGCCGATCTCCGCTTCCTTAAACTTTAGCTGATTTCCTCGCGCTCTTTATACCATAGTCTATAGAGTCATATAATAAGGGTCAAGTATTTTTCCATATAAAAACGGCATACCAGTAAATGATACGCCGTTTTTTGATTTTTTAGGCAGTGAGTGAATATCCCTGTCTCCTGAAGGTTTTGATCAGTTTCTTCGTATGCCCGTCGTCAATCTTGGCCCGAAGGAACCTGATATATACATCCACAACGTTGGAAAAGCAATCGTAATCGCAATCCCATACGTGTTCTAATAGCTCTGCACGCGAAACAATTTTATCCTTATGCAGCGCCAGATACTTTAATACCTCGTACTCTTTCGCGGTAAGAGTAATTTCCTCGTCGCCGCGAGATACGGAACGGTTGTCGATATCCACTGCCAGGTTATCAACCATAATACGCATATGTGTCTCATCCTTTCTTTTTAATATTGGCCCATATCGTATATACGTCCGTATTATTAATAAGCTATTTTCATGAATTGTAATCAAAAAAAGAGCATTCAATTTGTAAACAATGCATGAATGCTCTTTTTCTTTTATTTTGCCTTTTTTCGCCGGTTTAACATAATTTCGCCGATCCGCGGAACATCCCGTCAAAGGCCAGCAGCGCAGGCGGCGCCTGTTATCTTTTCAAACGCCTATTCGCAGGTGAGCTGTTCTGACAAACGCTCGACATACTCATCTGTCGGATGACGGACCACCTCGTCCGGATCTCCTTCCTGCACCAGCTTTCCCTCGTTAAGAATCACCAGCCGCGTTCCCAGCCGTACCGCTTCGCGCAGGTCGTGCGTGACAAAAACGATCGTCGTTCCCGTTTTCCGGAAAATATCGCTGATGGCGTCCTGAAGCTGCTTACGCGTGATACCGTCCACCGCGCCAAACGGCTCGTCCATGAGGATGAGCCGGGGCTGCGCCGCAAGCGCACGCGCAATACCGACGCGCTGCTGCTGCCCTCCGGAAAGCTCGTTTACGTTTCGTTCGCCGAGATCCTCGCTTAAGGCCACCAGGTCCATAAGTTCACGCAGGCGCTGCGCGCTCAGCTTTCTCTTTTGGAGCCTGGGAACATATTCGATATTCTCCCGCATATTCAGGTGCGGAAACAACGCTCCGCCCTGTATCACATAACCGATTTGCCGCCGCAGCGCAATCAGGTCCGTATGCATGGTATCCTCGCCGTTTACGGTGACGCTGCCCTCATCCGGCAAAATCAGTCCGTTGATCAGCTTGAGCATCGTCGTTTTCCCGCCGCCGCTTCCGCCCACGACAGTGACGAACTCTTCTTCCCTGATCTTAAGGTCAAGACCGCCGAGCGCATATTTTTCGTCATAGCGTTTTTTTACGCCGTCAAAAACGATCATTTCCCCGCCGCTCATAAAAGACCTTTCTGCGCAAGGAAATCCCGCGCAACTTCTTTCTCGTCTTCCTTATTGTTTTCCACGCGGTAATTGAGTTTCGCCATTTCCTCATCCGTCAATATCCCGTCCATCTTCATCAATACCGCTTCCAGCTCAGGGTGCTCCTTGAGCGTATCCTGGCGCACGATCGTACCGCAATAATACGAAGGGAAGAAGTTTTTATCGTCCTTTAACGTTTTCAGGTCGTATACATTGAGCATACCGTCCGTGGTAAACGCATTAATCACCTGCACGTCTCCGTTTCCGATGGCCTGGTATTTCATACCGATGTCAATATCTTTCGTATCCTTGAAAGAAAGGCCGTATATTTCGGTGAGCGGCGTGTAACCATCCTCACGCTCATAAAAATCATACTCTGCGCCAAACGTGAGTTCAGGCGCGTAGGCGGCGAGATCTGAAAAACTCTGTATATTGTTTTGTTCCGCAAAATCGCTTTTCACCGCCAGCGTATATGTGTTATTGAAGCCATAAAGGCCTACCCATGTCATGCCAAACTGCTCTTCGTACTGCTCCTTGAGCTTCTCGTACATAACATCCGCGTCGTTTTCCATGTCGTTTTTCAGTACGTCCGACCACGCTGTACCCGTATATTCCGGATACAGATCGAACTCTCCCTTGACAATCGCAGGATGGATATTCCCTGTGCCGCCGGCAATACCTTTGGTGATTTCCACCTCAAGGTCCGTGTCTTTCTCGATGAGCGCCGCAAGCATTTCACTCAATATAAATTGCTCCGTCATCGGTTTGGTTGCGATCTTGATTGTATTGTCGCCGCCGCCTGCGCATCCTGTGAGGGCAAAGACCCCCAGTATACAAACTGCCATAACCAGTGCTATCATTTTCTTCATTTCGTTTTTCTCCCATTGATTTTTCGGTAAACGCGCTTTTCAAAGATTCCCGCTACAAAGTCCGCGAGCAGCGCCAAGGCGGCGATCAACAGGCTTCCCGCTACCGTCATCGCCAGATTGTTGGTCGTGATGCCGCGGTAGATGGCCACGCCAAGGCCTCCCGCGCCTACAAAGGAAGCGATACCGCACAACGCTATGGTCATAACGATCATATTGCGAGCGCCCGCCAGAATAACGGGCAGGGCAAGCGGCATTTTTACCTTGAATAAAAGCTGCATATTCGTGCTTCCCATCCCCCGCCCCGCTTCGATGATAGACGGAGAAATATTCATGATCCCTGTATGCGTATTCCGTACCATCGGCAACAGGCCGTAGATCGTCAGCGCAATGACCGCCGTCAGGTCGCCGATACCCGTCGCCGGAATCAAAAAGCCAAATAAGGCGATCGATGGAATGGTATAAATAAGATTTGTCACCCCGAGCACAGGAAATGAAAGGCGGGCGTGCTCCGAAATGAGGATCCCAAAAAATATACCAATAACAGACGCTAATAGAATAGAGATCAGAGAAATTTGTAGATGCTGCCAGATTAGGTCCGCAAAGAAATCCCATCTGGTTGCATAAAGCTGAAATACTTCCGCAAACATTATTTGCCTTTCCTTATACGCAAAAATTTACTT comes from Christensenellaceae bacterium and encodes:
- a CDS encoding 4Fe-4S ferredoxin, coding for MVRVFTWIATHVRLAVQVAFTLLTNGYMAGFTKGTIFTGATKFACVPGLNCYSCPGALASCPIGALQAVLGSRDHKFTFYIAGFLLATGALLGRLVCGWLCPFGLVQDLIFKIPFVKKLRALPGDKWLKFLKYGILIGFVILLPSLAVDIIGQGQPWFCEYICPSGTLMAGLPLVAANAGLQQAAGGLFVWKVSLLAGLIFLSIAVYRPFCRYVCPLGAVYGLFNKVSLYRLHVDENKCVRCGACEKACKLDIKVFENPNSIECIRCGACKKACPHGAIESTFEQWIHAKKKSEKNTV
- a CDS encoding glycine/betaine ABC transporter ATP-binding protein, which produces MSGGEMIVFDGVKKRYDEKYALGGLDLKIREEEFVTVVGGSGGGKTTMLKLINGLILPDEGSVTVNGEDTMHTDLIALRRQIGYVIQGGALFPHLNMRENIEYVPRLQKRKLSAQRLRELMDLVALSEDLGERNVNELSGGQQQRVGIARALAAQPRLILMDEPFGAVDGITRKQLQDAISDIFRKTGTTIVFVTHDLREAVRLGTRLVILNEGKLVQEGDPDEVVRHPTDEYVERLSEQLTCE
- a CDS encoding hypothetical protein (frameshifted, deletion at around 2141794;~possible pseudo due to internal stop codon), with protein sequence MKKMIALVMAVCILGVFALTGCAGGGDNTIKIATKPMTEQFILSEMLAALIEKDTDLEVEITKGIAGGTGNIHPAIVKGEFDLYPEYTGTAWSDVLKNDMENDADVMYEKLKEQYEEQFGMTWVGLYGFNNTYTLAVKSDFAEQNNIQSFSDLAAYAPELTFGAEYDFYEREDGYTPLTEIYGLSFKDTKDIDIGMKYQAIGNGDVQVINAFTTDGMLNVYDLKTLKDDKNFFPSYYCGTIVRQDTLKEHPELEAVLMKMDGILTDEEMAKLNYRVENNKEDEKEVARDFLAQKGLL
- a CDS encoding hypothetical protein (frameshifted, deletion at around 2141827), translated to MFAEVFQLYATRWDFFADLIWQHLQISLISILLASVIGIFFGILISEHARLSFPVLGVTNLIYTIPSIALFGFLIPATGIGDLTAVIALTIYGLLPMVRNTHTGIMNISPSIIEAGRGMGSTNMQLLFKVKMPLALPVILAGARNMIVMTIALCGIASFVGAGGLGVAIYRGITTNNLAMTVAGSLLIAALALLADFVAGIFEKRVYRKINGRKTK